Genomic segment of Borreliella burgdorferi B31:
ATTTTATTGACAAAAATATTAGTTTTTGCTATCATGCATCTAATTTAATAAAGAGAAGTAAAAAGGTGTGTGATTTAAGAAAAACAAAACTAATAGATAAAATAAGTTCACTAGAACTATACAAATACTCAATATTTTTTAGAAATTACATTGAAAATGTAGCAGAAGATTGTCTCAAGAACGGACTTATTCTTGAGAGTGCTGCCCACAATGTTAGTGAGGTTGAACTTGCTAGGTTAAAGGTACAGCTTAAGAATGCTCTGCTTAATTGTATTATAAGCTACCGTTTTCATGGGATTGGCTATGTTTTAGTAAAAACCAAAGATACCCTAATAGATCTCGAACAACCCGTTAATATAGAATTACCTATTGGTTTTGAATACCTTGATTATGAATATGTAAGAGATTTGGGAGTTGATTTTGATCATATAACCTATAAAGTAAAATCCAACAATAAGAACAATTCTTTAGATGCAGTTAAAATACATAAAAGTCGACTTATCATATATGAAAACTTTGATTATATCTTAAAAAGATATGTTCCGTGCTATACCGAAAGCTTTTTACTAGATATTTATTTATTTGAAAAGATATACGTAGAAATAGAAAGACGTATTGAAAACCACAATTTTTTGTTTTACAAAGATGAATCTTTAGTACAACTACAAGACGCACTTTCTAGTGCAACAACTTCTTTAAGTGCACTTACTCAGAGCAATAATGATAGGGGAAGTGGCATTTTATCTTCTTTTTTGAGAAAACAAAATTCAAACAATCATAGTAAAGATATTTCTAATTTAAGAAACCTTAATGACTCATTGTCACAGGAGCTTGCCAGGCTAAAAAGCAATCTAAATAATGAGGGAATGTTTTATACAGCTACTCCTAGTGCTAGTTTAGAGGTTATTAAATACGATCTTAGTTACTTAAAGGAGGCTTTAGCATTAATTAAGGCAAAAATTGGTGCAGATACTAAAGAGCCCTTAACCAGAAGTTTTAATGAACAGGCTAAAGGACTGGGAAATGATGGTAAAGGTGATAGGAGTAATTATTACGATTTTCTCAAAGGTGTACAAGAACAAGTTGAGAACTCTTGTAATTTAAAACTTACAAAGTATTTTGGACTTGATATGAAGTTTAATTCGCTGATTATGTTAAGTGAAGAACAAAAAGTAGAAAGAGATATAAAGCTAATTGAGCTTTACAGTAAATATAACCAGCTTATACAAAGTAGCTCATTTAATAATGAGGAGCTAGCGATGTTAAAAGAGAAATTATTCTCATTTTGAGAAAAGGAGTTAAAAGATGACTGAGAAAGAAGAAAAAGAAGACCTGCAGGCACAAGATAAAGAAGAGCAGCAAATTAAGGCTGATACTAAAGTTATCAGTGTGCAGGAATTTGAAGAGTACATGCGTTTTAAAGAGCAGGCAAATAGTAAATCTAAAGAGACAAGTCGAGATTTAAGTATAAATGAACGAATAACAAAAGAACTTGCAGAAGTTGAAGAGCGGGAGCGTATTGAAAAGCAATTGTTACTAGAGGCTGAGCGAATTAATGAAATTGATACACTTGCAAAAGCACATCTTAGCAATCATTTTAACAAAGAGGTGCTACTTGCAAAAGGATATACATTAAAAGACATTATGCAAGCACAACGTAGAGAACTTGTACGCAAGTTCGTTCCAATTGAGCAAATTAAAGCTATTGCCAAAGTATCAGACATAAGTCATATCGATGGAGAGATATTAGAGCAACTTGTTTCTTTAGCAAAAGTGAATATTAAATTAAGAAAAAATGCGAGTAGCAGCTCTTCTTCTGTTGACTCTATTAAGGGGAATATTGCTATTAAATCAGAAGAAAGAGCAAGTTTGCTTGATTCTAATTTTGTACCTATTAATTTCACAGAATTTGTACAAGCGATAAGTAATACATACAAGCAAAGACGAATTCAATTTTATGAAAATCTAAAAAGACATAAAAGAACAAGTATTGCCTAAAGGAGTTTTTAAATGAGTGATATAACAAAAATTAAACAAGAATTTGATAAGAAAGTTGCAGAAATTCAAGCATTAATGAAAAATCCCCAACAAGACTCAGGATTGCTTAGCAATTCTATTGATTTTAGAGACCAAAATCTAATTTTTTCCAATTCTGGTGGGGTTTGCACTAGCAGTAAAGACAAAATAGAGAATTACCCTGCTAAAGGGTATCCGTATAAACGGGGTGTTAAGCTTAGTTTTGGAGATGGAACAACCGAACTAGAAGTTGAGGCTGGTGGTGGAGACGATTTATATGGAGTGTGTTCCGATATAGATGAGTTTAGCGGTATGGCAACTGTTATACCAATTACAAATAACTTTACTGGGTATTTAACGCTTAAGAAAGAAGGACAAAATGGTGTAAATCCAGGAGATAAATTAAATTTTAACCAACATGGGGAACTTGAAAAGGTCACTGGGGCTCAAAAATCTGTTAATGCAATAGCACTTTCAAAGGCACACAAATTAACTGAAGATTTATTTATAGTGCTTGCTAGTGTATTTGGGAATAGAGCAATAAAAGGGTAATAAATTATGGCTTTAAAAGGCAACATGCAAGTAGAAAATCTTGAGGCTGTTGAGGACCCACAGGTAGATTTAGGGGCACAAGTTTCCGCTGCTCCTAGAGCTAAACGGCAAGCAAGACAAGCTGAGGATGCACAAGGGGAAGATCCCTATTTGGAGGCAATTAACGAGCTTGATGATGTCCTTTTGAAATTCAAGAAATATGTAAAATCGATGAGTTCAATTGAAAATAAGGTTTTTGGCGGTTTAAGTAGTTGTTTTAAATCTAAGAATGAGCGAGTTGATGCATATTCATTTGCATGTTCAAGTTATACAGACAAAATAGAGGAATACCTTTACGACCCAGCAAATAGTTTTCCATACAAGCGTGGGGTTAAACTTGTTCCAAAAGAGAACTCTATATATGTAGAAGTTGGAGCTGATACTGATATGTATGGGATATGTGTAGATGTATGTGAGTTTAGTTGTACCGCGTATGTATTGCCAATTACTAACAATTTTGAAGGGTACCTTGTCACAAGGAATCCAAGTATAAAAATAGGAGAAATCCTAGACATAAATAATAACGGTGTTATTATCAAGGCTGGAGGTGGGCCACCAACCGTAATTAACATATATGCTCTATCTGATTCATTTACAATCAATTTTGCACCCGAAGATGGAAATCAAGATCAAAATAGATATCCTAGGCAAGAGTATTCTATTAATTTGATAAAAGTTGCAATTTTTGGAAATAGAGGCCTTGAGAAGATAGTAATACCTGATGGTGGTTAAACTTTGGGCGAATAAAAGGAGGTAAATAAATGGGAGATACAACGCAATTAGTAAAAGAGTATCAAGAGAAAAGAAGTAAACTGGAAAAGTTTATGAAAAATCCCCAACATGACGCTAGTTTGCTTAGCAATTCTAATGAATTTAGAGACAAAAATGTGAAATTTTTTGCTTCTGGAGGCACTAGAACTAGTAAGTTTGATAAATTGGAAAATCATCCATTTTTGGGGTATCCGTACAAGCGTGGAGTAAAAAGAGTTATTCAAGAGGCTCAAGATAATCAAAGTCACTATGAGCCACATGTTGAGGCTGGTGGAGGTGAAGACTTATATGGAATATGCATTGACATAGATGAGTTTAGTAAAACAGCTACTATTGTGCCAATTACCAATAATTTTGAGGGATATTTAGTGGCAAAAGATTCTACGGTTAAAGTAAAAGACAAACTTGTTTTTAATAAAGACGGTGCTCTTGAAAAGGTGACTGGAGCACCAAATAAAGCAACTATTAATGCAACAGCATTGACTGATGCGAAACAAATTAGCAATGAGGTTTATTTAGTAAAAGTAGCTGTATTTGGGAATAAAGCTATGAGTAGAAATTAATAATATTTAGGAGGATTTAATATGGAATTATTTGATGAAAATTATTATGCAAAAGCTGTGGCAAATATCATAGGAGAAGTTAAAGATCCTATTATGTATAAATGGTTTTCGCCCGATCAAATTGAAGATGTTGATCTACAAATGGGATATCAAAAAACCGTAAAATGGGACGCGTTTTTAAATGCTAATCCTACAACAATTGCCAATGAGGTTAATACTATCTCAACTATTGGATTTAGTTCTGAAGTGGTAAGACTTAATTATTTGAAATTACAGTATAAATTCAGACATTTAAAGCAGACTTCTGAGAAATTTTATACTTCAGATTCATATATTGGGGACATTAATAATAATTTACTTCCTTTTGCTCAAGCGTATAAGCTTGCAAGTAGTGAAATTATTAAACTTATTAATCACTTTGTATTAACCGGGACTGTTTCGATTCAAAAAGATGGGAAAAATCAAAAACGCCTGCTTCCAAATATGTATGGGCTGCTTAATATGCCCGAGCAGATAAAAGAAGAGGTTGCTAGTGGTGATAAAGATAAAATGGATAAAATCTTTGAAAAGATTGAGGCTGGACTTTCAAAGTTAGAACTGGGCGACGAATTTTCCACCCCGATGATGGTAATAGTTGACCCAGCAACGTCACTTAAACTAGTAAAACCATACGCAGCAGCACAGGGTGCAGCAAGTAGTTGTGAAAAATGGGAAGATGTTTTAATTCAAACTATTAAGGCTATTAATAATAGAGAAGATGTTTACATTGAAACTTCAAACTTGCTGAAACATAAAATACTCATTTATCCACTAAATTCTGAACTTATTAAATTTAAACCTAGCAAGTATATGCTACCTACACCGAATGAACAAGTTGATAAAGACTCAACCGATGTAGCTCATTCATACATTGATTTTGTTTTAGGCGGTCTACTTGCTACTAGAAAAACTATTTTGCAAGTTAACATAAAGCAAAGTTAAAAGTATAAGGTAAGTGAAAATGAGTGAACAAGAAAGCTTACAAGCACAAGTTGCGGGAGAAGAAGAACTTTTAGTAACAAAACTCCATTCAGAAGTGTTATTGCTATTAGGAATAGACAAATTTGCACTAAGCAGGCAAAATTTTCTACTTCATTTATCCTTACTTCAAGCTATTCTAGTAACACGCGGTATTGATGCCAGTTCACTGACGTATGAACAAATATTTTTACTTACTTTCTACCATATGGGCTGCCAATTAAGAAAACAGGGAGTTGTTCGAGAATTTGAATTTGATAGGATCAAAAAAGAGAAATTCAATGAACTTGAACTTGATTATTATCCTAGTAGCAGTGGAGGCGAAGAAGGCGGCGAGGGGAGTTGTGGCTCAAACAAGAATTTTTGTTCACAACTTGATGCATTTTTAGAAAAACTAAAAAGAGAAACTTCAACGCCATCTTGTGTGGGGGTTGTCTAATGAATGGTGTTAGGAAAAGACTTTCTGATATGTCATTTCGCATGATCAACGTATTTAAGGATCCTAAACCCTTAAAGTTTTATAAAGGTACTGTTGTAAAGCTTGAAAATGATTCTTCTTATCAGAGAGTATTTGATAAAACTAAGTACATTGAATTTGCAGGAGTTATTATTGACATAAAGCCACAAGAACTTGCAATTCTTTATGATTCTGATATGTCTGATATTCAAGGATATTCCAAACTTTACACATATCAAGACCTTAACTATGAACCAAAAGACCGAATATCAATTGCAGATTTAGTTTACTTTGAAATATTTAGTATTGACTCTTCAATAGGATATTTTACTTTGGTTTTAAAGGAATTTATATGGACAAACTAGAATTTAAAATGGAATTGGAAATTGGGTGGTTTGGTGGTCGTGCAGGTATTGCTAAAATGCATGAAAAAGGGAGTAGCAATTTACCAGCAAGAAAACATTTAACCAAAATTGCTAGTAGTTCTGAGTTTAGAGAATATATCAATAATAGCTATATAAATTCTAAGTTTAATCTTGACCCTAAATCGGGAATGGAGGCTATTGGACAAGCTTTTATAAGGTACTATGAAAATTATCTACTATCAGCACAAGTCACTCCAGCCTTAAAGGCTAATACAATCAAAAGTAAGTTTAAAAGGGGTAGTAACACTGCAGCAATTCCACTTGTTGATACAGCCAAAATGTTATCAGAGATTACTTATAAGGTAACACTTGAATGATTTTCACTTTAGATATGGTATTAAATCATTTAACCCAAATATTTAAAGGGTTTAAGGCATATGCAACTGAAAATAATTTTGAGTGCGATATCATAAATACCTACAATCATCCATATCTTTCAAAAATCACAGCTGCTAGCTCAAATATAATAGCATTGAAATTTGATGGTACAGAAAATCTATTTGATCATAATTATAGAGCCGGTGTATTTTATGAAAATGCTTTGGAATTTAGTATAAATTTTCAAATATATATTATTGCAATAGTGTTAAACGCCAAAGACTTTGACGCTAATTCACGCATGTTAATGCTTTATAGTATGCTTAGTGACTTTCTACACAATAAAGCTCATAAGTATACTTTGCCCAGTCTACAACCCGACTATATTAATAAAATTAACTTCTACATTTACCCAACATCTAATATGCAAACAGTTGGACTGATTAATTTAGGCACAAAATATAGCAACCATGCATACAGTGCATCTATAGCATTTAATGCTAGTGTAAAAGCAATTGAAATTTTAAAGGAGGAATACGAAATTGCCGCAAGATACAATTAGTGTAAGTTTGCTTGACTCTAGAATTCAAGCTAGTAGGCCTAATTATTATAATCCACTTTTGGTTTACAAAACAGCTAAAATCAAAGTTAATAAAGATGCTGCTAGCTATAAAATATTGAATTTAACCGTTAATAATTATGAAAAACAAATTGAAACTTTAGAAAAAGAGAATGGAAATGGAGAAGATCAGTTTGGAAAAGAAAAAACACTGCTTAAAACTGCAATGTCAAATTTTTTCAATTCAAGCGAAGAATCGTTAAAATCAGCCGATCTTTTCATTTATAAGGATAAGCCTGAAGAGCTAAAAAATTATCTTAAAGTACATAGACACACTTTTGTTGTACTTATTAACACTGAGGGAGATGCGTCAGATGATGGACTTAAAATTTACAAAGATGACTATAATAAATTCAAAAAGCCTTCAACTTTTTTTGTATTCTCGACTAAAGAACAAGAAATAAAAGAACTATTTAAAGATAAAGGCAATACTGAAAAAGAAAGAAATATTGCTGTTTACAGCAACAATAAAGACAATTTACACCTTAAATTTATAAGTCAATATCTCCATCAAGCTAGTATTTTCCATGCTGTAAATCCTTATGGCATGCCGCTGGCTGCTACACCACTTGTTGATGATACTGTAATTGGAAAGTTGCGAACTGCAAAAATCAACTTTTATTCACTTCTTAATGAAACTGGGCTTGATGGTGTACCTGCCTTTAAAGAAGGTGTTGACCTAGCTGGAGGTGCAATAGACGAACAATTTACATACCACTATATAAAAAACGAAGCGATTATTGAGCTTATTAGAATTTGGAACAAAAACAATAGGCAAAATAGCAAATTATCTGCACTACAACTTAGTGGAGCTAGAGACAATGCATATACTTCAGCAATTGAATGTTTACTGAAAAGGTTTGTGGATAGAGGACTGATAATAGAGTATAAAAATTTAAGGCTTACTCTTTCTCCTACGCCACAACTTAAATTAGAACTTAGCGTGAATATTACTTATAACTTTAGCATTAATGCTGTTGCTTTAGTAATTACTACTCAAGATATAGTTGATTATCAAAACAGCTTAAGTGCTTAAAAGGGGGGCTAAAAATGCAATTTTATGATTTAAGAGAAGTTTATTTTTCAATTGGTGGTACGCAGTTACATAGTGGCAAGCTAGAGCTTACAAGCGAACCTACAACAAGAGCAGTGATTAGTAGTGAAGATAAAGGTATGCCTGTAATAAGCTTAAGAGATCCCAAAACAATAACTTATGTTTTCAACATTGAAGTGACACTAGGTAGTCATGACTACATTTTGTTAACTGAACTTTCTGATGAACAGTTTTACAACATGGATGTGAGAAAAGAGGATAAAATGCTTGATTTAGCATTCAATGATAGAATTGCTACCAAAATTATTTCTAACTATGCAATTTTTACTGAAGAGCCTTCAAGAAGTTATTCTGCTGAGGCCGAAAAAGTATCTTTTGAAATTAGGGCTATTAATTGCCAAAAATCTAAACCAAACAACT
This window contains:
- a CDS encoding DUF1073 domain-containing protein; this translates as MCDLRKTKLIDKISSLELYKYSIFFRNYIENVAEDCLKNGLILESAAHNVSEVELARLKVQLKNALLNCIISYRFHGIGYVLVKTKDTLIDLEQPVNIELPIGFEYLDYEYVRDLGVDFDHITYKVKSNNKNNSLDAVKIHKSRLIIYENFDYILKRYVPCYTESFLLDIYLFEKIYVEIERRIENHNFLFYKDESLVQLQDALSSATTSLSALTQSNNDRGSGILSSFLRKQNSNNHSKDISNLRNLNDSLSQELARLKSNLNNEGMFYTATPSASLEVIKYDLSYLKEALALIKAKIGADTKEPLTRSFNEQAKGLGNDGKGDRSNYYDFLKGVQEQVENSCNLKLTKYFGLDMKFNSLIMLSEEQKVERDIKLIELYSKYNQLIQSSSFNNEELAMLKEKLFSF
- a CDS encoding DUF1357 domain-containing protein — encoded protein: MTEKEEKEDLQAQDKEEQQIKADTKVISVQEFEEYMRFKEQANSKSKETSRDLSINERITKELAEVEERERIEKQLLLEAERINEIDTLAKAHLSNHFNKEVLLAKGYTLKDIMQAQRRELVRKFVPIEQIKAIAKVSDISHIDGEILEQLVSLAKVNIKLRKNASSSSSSVDSIKGNIAIKSEERASLLDSNFVPINFTEFVQAISNTYKQRRIQFYENLKRHKRTSIA
- a CDS encoding DUF228 domain-containing protein; the protein is MSDITKIKQEFDKKVAEIQALMKNPQQDSGLLSNSIDFRDQNLIFSNSGGVCTSSKDKIENYPAKGYPYKRGVKLSFGDGTTELEVEAGGGDDLYGVCSDIDEFSGMATVIPITNNFTGYLTLKKEGQNGVNPGDKLNFNQHGELEKVTGAQKSVNAIALSKAHKLTEDLFIVLASVFGNRAIKG
- a CDS encoding DUF228 domain-containing protein translates to MALKGNMQVENLEAVEDPQVDLGAQVSAAPRAKRQARQAEDAQGEDPYLEAINELDDVLLKFKKYVKSMSSIENKVFGGLSSCFKSKNERVDAYSFACSSYTDKIEEYLYDPANSFPYKRGVKLVPKENSIYVEVGADTDMYGICVDVCEFSCTAYVLPITNNFEGYLVTRNPSIKIGEILDINNNGVIIKAGGGPPTVINIYALSDSFTINFAPEDGNQDQNRYPRQEYSINLIKVAIFGNRGLEKIVIPDGG
- a CDS encoding DUF228 domain-containing protein — protein: MGDTTQLVKEYQEKRSKLEKFMKNPQHDASLLSNSNEFRDKNVKFFASGGTRTSKFDKLENHPFLGYPYKRGVKRVIQEAQDNQSHYEPHVEAGGGEDLYGICIDIDEFSKTATIVPITNNFEGYLVAKDSTVKVKDKLVFNKDGALEKVTGAPNKATINATALTDAKQISNEVYLVKVAVFGNKAMSRN
- a CDS encoding DUF3890 domain-containing protein gives rise to the protein MSEQESLQAQVAGEEELLVTKLHSEVLLLLGIDKFALSRQNFLLHLSLLQAILVTRGIDASSLTYEQIFLLTFYHMGCQLRKQGVVREFEFDRIKKEKFNELELDYYPSSSGGEEGGEGSCGSNKNFCSQLDAFLEKLKRETSTPSCVGVV
- a CDS encoding DUF1506 family protein, which encodes MNGVRKRLSDMSFRMINVFKDPKPLKFYKGTVVKLENDSSYQRVFDKTKYIEFAGVIIDIKPQELAILYDSDMSDIQGYSKLYTYQDLNYEPKDRISIADLVYFEIFSIDSSIGYFTLVLKEFIWTN
- a CDS encoding DUF764 family protein; its protein translation is MIFTLDMVLNHLTQIFKGFKAYATENNFECDIINTYNHPYLSKITAASSNIIALKFDGTENLFDHNYRAGVFYENALEFSINFQIYIIAIVLNAKDFDANSRMLMLYSMLSDFLHNKAHKYTLPSLQPDYINKINFYIYPTSNMQTVGLINLGTKYSNHAYSASIAFNASVKAIEILKEEYEIAARYN
- a CDS encoding DUF787 family protein produces the protein MPQDTISVSLLDSRIQASRPNYYNPLLVYKTAKIKVNKDAASYKILNLTVNNYEKQIETLEKENGNGEDQFGKEKTLLKTAMSNFFNSSEESLKSADLFIYKDKPEELKNYLKVHRHTFVVLINTEGDASDDGLKIYKDDYNKFKKPSTFFVFSTKEQEIKELFKDKGNTEKERNIAVYSNNKDNLHLKFISQYLHQASIFHAVNPYGMPLAATPLVDDTVIGKLRTAKINFYSLLNETGLDGVPAFKEGVDLAGGAIDEQFTYHYIKNEAIIELIRIWNKNNRQNSKLSALQLSGARDNAYTSAIECLLKRFVDRGLIIEYKNLRLTLSPTPQLKLELSVNITYNFSINAVALVITTQDIVDYQNSLSA
- a CDS encoding DUF1463 domain-containing protein; the encoded protein is MQFYDLREVYFSIGGTQLHSGKLELTSEPTTRAVISSEDKGMPVISLRDPKTITYVFNIEVTLGSHDYILLTELSDEQFYNMDVRKEDKMLDLAFNDRIATKIISNYAIFTEEPSRSYSAEAEKVSFEIRAINCQKSKPNNS